A DNA window from Gigantopelta aegis isolate Gae_Host chromosome 4, Gae_host_genome, whole genome shotgun sequence contains the following coding sequences:
- the LOC121371888 gene encoding uncharacterized protein LOC121371888, producing MPGYRIICLVLWLAGGVFSWAREVSDTCLLTQTEQHISWVPVSPCMTTNQLPTIRCQTGRVVIDDVIVGVRPSCDVKTQDQTCCTNHPGDELYSGKCLVTSLTGKFYKRLLEDLLRACSGQVSCTIRSSWTLPVMRNMSAVNSHYTLVSYMCEKAIPNLDICQNTEIRGESLYLKFSSATVSDKDVVDCTCDIENTGLTDEVVDITAFDVRLYSLDKPDNCTESRLVIQGRQFNNSQCVAVLNTSIWSASLAPGSAVPLTLQHVTSAAPPSFVWLKIAAQANSTVLVNCKGPGSRGSEALSAFLIGIIVTCVTTVAVIIIIVVVCIYRWRHQFKCLRRQKEVEQPVYFEVQPTSEFVDSKPPLPASNPSTLNPPPKPLRAAQLSAAPLMDDNSNSSVVRKPYHLTELPPIPRAEEQYDLLLKKRSPTSPGNVYGGIAKNGKGKNKTDENPYALPGEKNPRGRSVVDHKYNKPDLLKS from the exons ATGCCTGGTTATAGAAttatttgtcttgttttgtgGCTCGCCGGCGGAGTTTTCTCTTGGGCCAGGG AGGTGTCAGACACGTGCCTGCTCACACAGACGGAGCAACACATCAGCTGGGTGCCCGTGTCACCATGCATGACGACTAATCAGTTGCCCACCATCAGGTGTCAGACAGGTCGCGTcgtcatcgatgacgtcattgtgGGCGTCCGGCCGAGTTGTGACGTTAAGACACAGGACCAGACCTGCTGTACTAACCATCCCGGTGACGAGCTGTACAGTGGGAAGTGTCTGGTGACGTCACTGACGGGTAAATTCTACAAGCGCCTGCTGGAGGATCTACTGCGCGCGTGCAGTGGGCAGGTTTCGTGTACGATCCGCAGCTCGTGGACGCTGCCGGTGATGAGGAACATGTCGGCTGTTAACTCGCATTACACGCTCGTCAGCTACATGTGCGAGAAAG CAATCCCTAATCTAGATATCTGCCAAAATACTGAAATACGAGGAGAGAgtctgtatttaaaatttagttcTGCCACTGTATCAGACAAAGATGTCGTCGACTGCACGTGTGACATAGAGAACACTGGGCTGACGGACGAGGTGGTGGATATTACAGCGTTTGATGTCAGGTTGTATTCCTTGGATAAACCAGACAACTGCACCGAGTCGCGACTCGTCATACAGGGGAGACAATTCAACAACAGCCAGTGTGTCGCCGTTCTCAATACCTCCATCTGGAGTGCTAGTCTGGCCCCCGGAAGTGCAGTTCCACTGACTCTACAGCACGTCACTTCCGCCGCACCACCTAGCTTCGTGTGGCTGAAAATAGCAG CTCAAGCTAACTCCACTGTTTTAGTCAACTGTAAAGGTCCTGGCAGTAGGGGTTCCGAAG CTCTCTCAGCGTTTCTGATCGGCATCATCGTGACCTGTGTGACGACTGTGGccgtcattatcatcatcgtggTCGTCTGCATCTACAGGTGGAG ACACCAGTTCAAATGTCTCCGCAGACAGAAGGAAGTAGAGCAGCCCGTGTACTTTGAAGTGCAACCCACCAGCGAATTCGTCGACAGTAAACCTCCACTGCCAGCCAGCAACCCCTCCACCCTGAACCCCCCTCCAAAACCCCTGCGAGCCGCTCAGCTGTCCGCCGCTCCCCTGATGGACGACAACAGCAACTCTAGTGTTGTGCGCAAACCGTACCACCTGACGGAGCTGCCCCCCATACCAAGAGCGGAGGAGCAGTATGACCTGCTGCTGAAGAAGAGGAGTCCCACGTCTCCCGGCAATGTTTATGGAGGGATTGCCAAAAATGGCAAAGGTAAAAACAAGACCGACGAAAATCCTTATGCCCTTCCCGGCGAAAAAAATCCCCGAGGACGATCGGTGGTAGACCACAAATATAATAAACCAGACTTACTAAAGTCTTAG